In Selenomonas dianae, a genomic segment contains:
- a CDS encoding NAD-dependent protein deacylase produces MKEIERLREILTESRRAVFFGGAGMSTESGIPDFRSAGGIYSETLHQEFSPEQMASHTFLMAHPAEFFDFYRRRFVYLSAAPNAGHYALAELERQGHLAAVVTQNIDGLHQAAGSQTVYELHGSIRRAHCMDCGAHYALDYIMEHTPIPSCKCGGIVRPDVVLYEERLDNDTIAGAVAAIRAADTLIIGGTSLIVYPAAGLIDYFRGEHLVLINRSATSADARAELVIRDPIGTALHAALPPA; encoded by the coding sequence ATGAAGGAGATCGAACGTCTCAGAGAAATCCTCACAGAGAGCCGCCGCGCGGTGTTCTTCGGCGGGGCGGGGATGTCCACCGAGTCGGGGATTCCCGACTTTCGCAGCGCGGGCGGCATCTACAGCGAGACGCTACATCAGGAGTTCAGTCCAGAGCAGATGGCATCACACACATTTCTCATGGCGCATCCCGCCGAGTTCTTCGACTTCTATCGGCGGCGGTTCGTCTATCTCTCCGCTGCGCCGAATGCGGGACACTACGCGCTCGCGGAGCTGGAGCGGCAGGGACACCTCGCCGCCGTGGTGACGCAGAACATCGACGGGCTGCATCAGGCGGCGGGGTCGCAGACGGTCTACGAGCTGCACGGCTCGATCCGCCGCGCCCACTGCATGGACTGCGGCGCACATTACGCACTCGACTACATCATGGAGCACACGCCCATCCCCTCCTGCAAATGTGGCGGCATCGTCCGCCCCGATGTCGTTCTCTATGAGGAACGTCTCGACAACGACACCATCGCGGGCGCAGTCGCCGCCATCCGCGCGGCGGACACGCTCATCATCGGCGGCACCTCGCTCATCGTCTACCCTGCGGCGGGGCTCATCGACTACTTCCGCGGCGAACATCTCGTGCTCATCAATCGGAGCGCGACGAGCGCGGACGCACGCGCGGAGCTTGTCATCCGCGACCCGATCGGAACGGCGCTGCACGCGGCACTGCCGCCCGCATAA
- a CDS encoding pyridoxamine 5'-phosphate oxidase family protein, translated as MFHKMRRTAQQLTYEEAEAVLLRGSAGVLALTGDKAFPYAVPLSYVYDGAHIYFHSATEGHKIDAIQRNPNASFAVIDQDEVIPEKYTTAYRSVVVFGSVRIIEDEGEKRSAVRKLAVKYAPEQTNAQHDAAIDSAWDRFCILEMSVAHMTGKVGSALVAKK; from the coding sequence ATGTTTCACAAAATGCGCCGCACGGCGCAACAGCTGACCTACGAGGAGGCGGAGGCGGTGCTCCTGCGCGGCTCGGCGGGCGTGCTTGCACTCACAGGCGACAAGGCGTTCCCCTACGCCGTCCCCCTCAGCTACGTCTACGACGGCGCGCACATCTATTTCCACAGTGCGACCGAGGGGCACAAGATCGACGCGATCCAACGGAATCCGAACGCCTCCTTTGCCGTCATCGATCAGGACGAGGTCATTCCCGAGAAGTACACGACCGCCTACCGCAGCGTCGTCGTCTTTGGCAGCGTCCGCATCATCGAGGACGAGGGAGAAAAACGCAGTGCCGTCCGCAAGCTCGCCGTGAAATATGCACCCGAACAGACGAACGCACAGCACGATGCCGCCATCGACAGTGCATGGGATCGATTCTGCATCCTCGAAATGAGCGTCGCCCACATGACGGGCAAGGTCGGGAGCGCACTGGTTGCGAAAAAGTAA
- a CDS encoding 1-deoxy-D-xylulose-5-phosphate synthase, with translation MYLENINEPADIRGYTAEQRRILAREMREALIKRTSLIGGHIGPNLGIIEATIALHTVFDAPRDRIVFDVSHQCYPHKMLTGRVGAYVNEAEYHDVSGFTNTDESAHDLFNIGHTATGISLASGLAKARDLAGGTENIVVVIGDGALSGGEALEGLNVVGEMGTNFIIVLNDNDQSISENHGGMYRKFKELRETGGTAEDNIFRAMGLAYRYVADGNDTEELIRVFSEEKDTDRPIVIHIHTQKGKGLSFAERDPEGWHRHAPFHIETGMAKKESTPDPYAVATVDFVLETARQNPNFVYLSAGIVGGINLSPAERAQLGSQYLDVGIAEEHAVAMASGLARGGARPIFGTYSSFFQRTYDQMAQDVCINRNPAVFLATGTSLYRSTDVTHLGFYDISIFSNIPNLVYLAPTSVEEHIAVLRWAVEQTTHPVMIRMPFTGYAESPYPVRMDYSELNRSIVVTEGRDVALIGVGNFAALASEAADELAHEGIRATVVNPLYLSGLDADLLTSLAANHRLILTIEDGILEGGFGQKVAAFYADKPGIRVKNYGLPKAFFNRYDPNALAREYHLTAPQIAADVLRELR, from the coding sequence TTGTATCTTGAGAACATCAATGAGCCTGCGGACATACGGGGCTATACGGCGGAGCAGCGCCGCATCCTCGCGCGCGAAATGCGCGAGGCACTCATCAAACGCACAAGCCTCATCGGCGGGCACATCGGGCCGAACCTCGGGATCATCGAAGCGACCATCGCACTCCACACGGTGTTCGATGCACCGCGCGACAGGATCGTATTCGATGTCTCCCATCAGTGCTACCCGCACAAGATGCTCACGGGGCGTGTCGGCGCATACGTCAACGAGGCGGAGTACCACGATGTTTCCGGGTTTACCAACACCGACGAGAGCGCACACGACCTCTTTAACATCGGGCACACCGCGACGGGCATCAGCCTCGCCTCGGGGCTGGCCAAGGCGCGCGACCTCGCGGGCGGCACAGAGAACATCGTTGTCGTCATCGGCGACGGTGCGCTCTCGGGCGGCGAGGCACTGGAGGGGCTGAACGTCGTCGGCGAGATGGGCACGAACTTCATCATCGTCTTGAACGACAACGACCAGTCCATCTCCGAGAACCACGGCGGTATGTACCGCAAATTCAAAGAGCTGCGTGAGACGGGCGGCACGGCGGAGGACAACATCTTCCGCGCGATGGGGCTCGCCTATCGCTACGTCGCGGACGGCAATGACACGGAAGAACTGATCCGCGTGTTTTCCGAGGAAAAGGACACGGATCGCCCCATCGTCATCCACATCCACACGCAGAAGGGCAAGGGGCTCTCCTTTGCCGAACGCGATCCCGAGGGCTGGCATCGCCATGCGCCCTTTCACATCGAGACCGGCATGGCGAAAAAGGAAAGCACACCTGATCCGTACGCCGTCGCGACCGTGGATTTCGTCCTCGAAACGGCGCGGCAGAATCCGAACTTCGTCTACCTCTCGGCGGGCATCGTCGGCGGCATCAACCTCAGCCCCGCCGAACGTGCACAGCTCGGCAGCCAGTACCTCGATGTCGGCATCGCCGAGGAACACGCCGTGGCGATGGCATCGGGGCTTGCACGCGGCGGCGCACGTCCGATCTTCGGCACATACAGCAGCTTTTTTCAGCGCACCTATGATCAGATGGCGCAGGATGTCTGCATCAACCGGAATCCCGCCGTTTTTCTCGCGACGGGTACATCGCTCTACCGCTCAACGGACGTGACCCACCTCGGCTTCTACGACATCTCGATTTTCTCCAACATCCCGAACCTCGTCTACCTCGCACCGACCAGTGTGGAGGAGCACATCGCTGTCCTGCGCTGGGCTGTGGAGCAGACCACACATCCCGTCATGATCCGTATGCCGTTTACAGGCTATGCGGAGAGCCCGTACCCCGTACGCATGGACTACAGTGAGCTGAACCGCTCCATCGTCGTCACCGAGGGCAGGGATGTCGCACTCATCGGTGTCGGCAACTTCGCCGCACTCGCATCCGAGGCGGCGGACGAACTCGCGCACGAGGGCATCCGTGCGACCGTTGTCAATCCGCTCTACCTCTCGGGACTGGATGCGGATCTGCTCACATCCCTCGCCGCGAACCACCGCCTCATCCTCACCATCGAGGACGGGATTTTGGAGGGCGGCTTTGGGCAGAAGGTCGCGGCGTTCTACGCAGACAAGCCCGGCATCCGCGTCAAGAACTACGGGCTGCCGAAGGCGTTCTTCAACCGCTACGACCCCAATGCACTCGCACGCGAGTACCACCTCACCGCGCCCCAGATTGCGGCGGACGTACTGCGGGAGCTGCGGTAA
- a CDS encoding NAD(P)H-dependent oxidoreductase: protein MKNVLIIAGHPELRDNSFANKIILEDLERMLPAATVDRLGDLYPDYRIDVEAEQKKLVAANIIVLQFPIFWYSMPALLAKWMEDVFVHGFSHGATGKALTHKKLLLSFTTGAPASAYDASFPVEAMAERFVRTAGLTGMDYVGFIYTGGVSYSLRADEEKRTEMAAASHAHAKRLVEKLQSLA, encoded by the coding sequence ATGAAAAACGTTTTGATTATTGCAGGACATCCCGAACTGCGGGACAACTCATTTGCGAACAAGATCATCCTAGAGGATCTGGAAAGGATGCTGCCCGCCGCGACAGTTGACCGCCTCGGCGACCTCTATCCCGACTATCGGATCGACGTGGAGGCGGAGCAGAAAAAACTTGTCGCCGCGAACATCATCGTCCTTCAGTTCCCGATCTTTTGGTACAGTATGCCCGCCCTCCTCGCAAAGTGGATGGAGGATGTATTCGTCCACGGGTTCTCGCACGGCGCGACGGGCAAGGCGCTCACCCACAAAAAACTCCTCCTCTCCTTCACCACAGGCGCGCCCGCGAGCGCATACGACGCCTCGTTCCCCGTGGAGGCGATGGCGGAACGCTTTGTCCGCACGGCGGGGCTCACCGGCATGGACTACGTCGGTTTCATCTACACGGGCGGGGTATCGTACAGTCTGCGTGCAGACGAGGAAAAGCGCACGGAGATGGCGGCTGCATCGCACGCCCATGCCAAGCGTCTGGTTGAAAAGCTCCAATCGCTCGCCTGA
- a CDS encoding 1-deoxy-D-xylulose-5-phosphate synthase yields MYLEHITSPADIKSFTAEQRRALAQEMRDALLRRASIHGGHFGPDFGIIETIIALHTVFDSPTDKIVYDVSHQSYPHKMLTGRVGAYLNEQHYDDVSGYTNPKESPHDFFNIGHTSTSISLASGLAKARDLAGRTENVIALIGDGSMSGGEALEGLNVVGEMNTNFIIVFNDNGQSIAENHGGMYRKFKELRETGGTAEDNLFRAMGLAYRYVADGNDCEALIAAFSEVKDSKKPVVVHIHTKKGKGYKFAEEDPETWHYRSAFDIATGALKHPYTDPYQEATKDFLKEQAETNPNFVFLAAGTMGGIVLSPAERAALGSHYVDVGIAEEHAVAMASGLARSGARPIFGTYSTFFQRVYDQMAQDVCINNNAAVFLSVGASMYYMNDVTHLGFYDIPIFSNIPNLVFLAPAGLDEYRAVLRWAVAQTRHPVMIRMPVGGYDESPYPVRTDYSDLNTYQVVTEGAEVAIIGAGNFAQLASAAAAELEKEGIRATVINPIFLSGLDTALLERLKEKHRLILTIEDGILDGGFGQKIAAYYGMDTQIRVRNYGLTKVFHDRYDAAELARAHHLTAAQIAADTLTAWKG; encoded by the coding sequence TTGTATTTGGAGCACATCACATCGCCGGCGGACATCAAGAGCTTTACGGCGGAGCAGCGCAGAGCGCTCGCACAGGAAATGCGCGACGCACTTCTGAGACGCGCGAGCATACACGGTGGGCATTTCGGTCCTGACTTTGGCATCATCGAGACGATCATCGCCCTGCACACCGTCTTTGACTCGCCGACGGACAAGATCGTCTACGACGTATCCCACCAGTCCTACCCGCACAAGATGCTCACGGGTCGCGTGGGGGCGTACCTCAACGAGCAGCACTACGACGATGTCTCGGGCTACACGAACCCGAAGGAAAGTCCGCACGACTTCTTTAACATCGGTCACACCTCCACCTCGATCAGTCTCGCCTCGGGGCTGGCGAAGGCGCGTGACCTCGCGGGGAGAACAGAAAATGTGATCGCCCTGATCGGCGACGGCTCGATGTCGGGCGGCGAGGCACTTGAGGGGCTGAACGTCGTCGGCGAGATGAATACAAACTTCATCATCGTGTTCAACGACAACGGGCAGTCCATCGCCGAGAACCACGGCGGGATGTACCGCAAGTTCAAGGAGCTGCGCGAGACGGGCGGCACGGCGGAGGACAACCTGTTCCGTGCGATGGGGCTCGCCTACCGCTATGTCGCGGACGGCAACGACTGCGAGGCACTGATCGCCGCATTCTCCGAGGTCAAGGACAGCAAAAAGCCTGTCGTCGTCCACATCCACACGAAAAAGGGCAAGGGCTACAAGTTCGCCGAGGAAGATCCTGAGACGTGGCACTATCGGTCGGCTTTCGACATTGCGACGGGCGCGCTGAAACATCCGTACACCGACCCGTACCAAGAGGCGACGAAGGACTTCCTCAAGGAGCAGGCAGAGACGAATCCGAACTTCGTCTTTCTCGCGGCGGGCACGATGGGCGGCATCGTCCTCAGCCCCGCCGAACGCGCAGCACTTGGCAGTCACTATGTCGATGTGGGCATCGCCGAGGAGCACGCCGTGGCGATGGCATCGGGACTCGCACGCAGCGGCGCACGTCCGATCTTCGGCACGTACAGCACCTTTTTTCAGCGCGTCTACGACCAGATGGCGCAGGATGTCTGCATCAACAACAACGCGGCGGTATTCCTCTCCGTCGGCGCGTCCATGTACTACATGAACGACGTGACACACCTCGGCTTCTATGACATCCCCATCTTCTCCAACATCCCGAACCTCGTTTTTCTCGCGCCCGCCGGGCTCGACGAGTACAGGGCTGTGCTGCGCTGGGCGGTCGCGCAAACACGGCATCCCGTCATGATCCGTATGCCGGTCGGCGGCTATGACGAGAGCCCGTACCCCGTGCGCACGGACTACAGCGACCTCAACACATATCAGGTTGTCACAGAGGGTGCGGAGGTCGCCATCATCGGCGCGGGGAATTTCGCGCAGCTCGCCTCGGCAGCTGCGGCGGAACTGGAAAAGGAAGGCATTCGGGCAACCGTCATCAATCCGATCTTCCTCTCGGGGCTCGACACGGCGCTCCTCGAACGCCTCAAGGAAAAGCACCGCCTCATCCTCACCATCGAGGACGGCATCCTCGACGGCGGTTTCGGACAGAAGATCGCCGCGTACTACGGCATGGACACGCAGATCCGTGTCCGTAACTACGGACTTACAAAGGTATTCCACGACCGCTACGATGCCGCAGAACTCGCGCGGGCGCATCATCTCACCGCCGCGCAGATCGCAGCGGATACGTTGACGGCATGGAAGGGCTGA
- a CDS encoding acyl-CoA thioesterase: MRECKMKDSRIVISEVMMPSQANPNGNVHGGEIMKLMDSAAYAAARRYARANVVTARVDELEFHLPIRIGDLVVVTADIVYVGHSSMEVAVNVIVEDLDDGGDPQLGLSAYFTMVALDRNARPKAVPPLTLDTEAARAAFEEGKRRYEAHKARKRGAVKAAGGCVCDAIAQQTGAAQTESE, translated from the coding sequence ATGAGGGAATGTAAGATGAAGGACAGCCGCATCGTCATCAGTGAGGTGATGATGCCGAGTCAGGCGAACCCGAACGGGAATGTGCACGGCGGCGAGATCATGAAGCTGATGGATTCGGCGGCGTACGCGGCGGCGCGGCGCTATGCACGCGCGAACGTCGTGACGGCACGCGTGGACGAGCTGGAGTTCCACCTGCCGATCCGCATCGGTGATCTCGTCGTTGTGACGGCGGACATCGTCTATGTCGGGCACAGCTCGATGGAGGTCGCGGTGAACGTCATTGTCGAGGATCTGGACGACGGCGGCGATCCGCAGCTCGGGCTTTCGGCGTACTTTACCATGGTCGCGCTTGACCGCAACGCGCGTCCGAAGGCCGTGCCGCCACTGACGCTTGACACCGAGGCGGCGCGCGCCGCATTTGAGGAGGGCAAACGCCGCTACGAGGCGCACAAGGCACGCAAGCGCGGCGCAGTAAAAGCGGCGGGCGGCTGCGTCTGCGATGCAATCGCACAGCAGACCGGGGCGGCGCAGACGGAAAGCGAATGA
- the mqnE gene encoding aminofutalosine synthase MqnE, with amino-acid sequence MTGAYLEIEKKIERGERLTREDGLRLFACRDIAWIGMLADRVRQEKCGDIVYYNVNCHVNLTNICLAHCKFCAFGRDAEDNGAYEMSVEEAVAHVADAMRDPHLAGLHVVSGLHPSWTFEDYLQRLNALHEAFPTLYLKGFTGVEITHFAKSSGLTVREVLLRLRAAGLQSIAGGGAEILSDRVRGELCPNKATADEWLETHRTAHALGIKTNASMLYGHIETIEERVEHMMRLRDLQDETGGFQTFIPFPFLPSHTELGRTVRQTTMWDDLRTIAISRLMLDNFRNIKAYWVMLTVPVAQVALCFGANDIDGTVHKETILHDAGAKSPRALSEDHIIRVIREIGRTPAACDSNFNIIEVY; translated from the coding sequence TTGACCGGTGCATACCTAGAGATTGAGAAGAAGATTGAGCGCGGTGAGCGGCTGACGCGGGAGGACGGGCTGCGGCTCTTTGCGTGCCGTGACATCGCATGGATCGGGATGCTCGCCGACCGCGTGCGGCAGGAGAAGTGCGGCGATATTGTCTACTACAATGTGAACTGTCATGTGAACCTCACGAACATCTGCCTCGCACACTGCAAGTTCTGCGCGTTCGGGCGCGACGCAGAGGACAATGGCGCATACGAGATGAGCGTGGAGGAAGCGGTGGCGCACGTTGCGGATGCGATGCGCGATCCGCATCTGGCGGGGCTGCACGTCGTGAGCGGGCTGCATCCTTCGTGGACGTTCGAGGACTATTTGCAGCGGCTGAACGCCCTGCACGAGGCGTTCCCTACGCTCTATCTGAAGGGCTTTACGGGCGTTGAGATCACGCATTTTGCAAAGAGTTCGGGGCTCACGGTGCGCGAGGTGCTCCTGCGTCTGCGTGCGGCGGGGCTTCAGTCCATCGCGGGCGGCGGCGCGGAGATCCTCTCTGACCGCGTGCGCGGCGAGCTCTGTCCGAACAAGGCGACGGCGGACGAATGGCTCGAAACGCACCGCACGGCGCACGCGCTCGGCATCAAGACGAATGCGTCCATGCTCTACGGCCACATCGAGACCATCGAGGAGCGCGTGGAGCACATGATGCGGCTGCGCGATCTCCAGGATGAGACGGGCGGCTTCCAGACGTTCATTCCGTTCCCGTTCCTGCCGTCGCATACGGAACTGGGGCGGACGGTGCGGCAGACGACGATGTGGGACGATCTCAGGACGATTGCGATCTCGCGTCTGATGCTCGACAACTTCCGCAACATCAAGGCGTACTGGGTGATGCTGACCGTGCCTGTGGCGCAGGTCGCGCTCTGCTTCGGTGCGAACGACATCGACGGCACGGTGCACAAGGAGACGATTCTCCACGACGCGGGCGCGAAGAGTCCCCGCGCCCTCTCGGAGGATCACATCATCCGCGTGATCCGTGAGATCGGACGCACACCCGCCGCGTGCGACTCGAACTTTAATATCATCGAGGTGTATTGA
- a CDS encoding LUD domain-containing protein, with amino-acid sequence MSDTVYEERIVRTMEAFRRNRYDVSRFEGRTAAADYLAAEIRGKRVGFGDSETLRALSLYERLSEHNEVIDPPRAGHVGGIEAFLAAGREALMTDVFLLSANAITEQGQILNMDGAGNRVAGSLFGHEKTYFVVGINKLVPDIEAGIERIHRIAAPRNAHRKGKKTPCAKDGTRCYDCAALERICNALTIHYKKMSYRPMELVLIEEELGL; translated from the coding sequence ATGTCCGACACAGTTTATGAGGAGCGCATTGTGCGCACGATGGAGGCGTTCCGACGGAATCGCTACGACGTTTCGCGGTTCGAGGGGCGCACAGCGGCGGCGGACTACCTCGCCGCTGAGATTCGCGGCAAGCGTGTCGGCTTCGGCGACTCCGAGACGCTGCGTGCGCTCTCGCTCTACGAGCGTCTGAGCGAGCACAACGAGGTGATCGACCCGCCGCGTGCGGGGCACGTCGGCGGCATCGAGGCATTTCTCGCCGCAGGGCGCGAGGCATTGATGACAGATGTGTTCCTGCTCTCGGCAAATGCCATCACCGAGCAGGGGCAGATTCTCAACATGGACGGCGCGGGCAACCGTGTCGCTGGCTCGCTCTTCGGACATGAAAAGACCTACTTCGTCGTCGGCATCAACAAGCTTGTCCCCGACATCGAGGCGGGGATCGAGCGCATCCACCGCATCGCCGCCCCGCGCAACGCGCACCGCAAGGGCAAGAAAACGCCCTGCGCGAAGGATGGCACGCGCTGTTATGACTGCGCTGCACTGGAGCGCATCTGCAACGCCCTCACCATTCACTACAAGAAGATGAGTTACCGCCCGATGGAACTGGTACTGATTGAGGAAGAACTGGGATTATGA
- a CDS encoding type II toxin-antitoxin system RelB/DinJ family antitoxin has product MAEEMLCFSMDADLKRNMEETCSKMGLTMADAFTMFAVKVVQDRRIPFEITADPTPYDS; this is encoded by the coding sequence ATGGCAGAAGAAATGCTTTGTTTTTCAATGGACGCGGATCTCAAGCGAAACATGGAGGAGACCTGCAGCAAGATGGGGCTGACTATGGCTGATGCGTTCACGATGTTTGCGGTAAAGGTCGTACAAGACCGGCGTATTCCGTTTGAGATTACGGCAGACCCCACTCCATACGATAGCTGA
- a CDS encoding tetratricopeptide repeat protein, whose translation MTLLEQCQRWHENEEYQKIITEIEALPSEERTPELDSELARAYNNAAGAEDRAYFEKAIGLLAPHADYFKGDHLWNFRMGYSYYYLDREDCALPHFEAALAALPDDADTERMIESCHKGLSLPFFQRPFRIRVQEAWAAFENIEADLRALMDAEEDRGEELIARCEAVLRIALSDAAFEMGCGGEKYELILTPEGTRVKLFPLVYFARHAPASVREHWDIHVGRTASLGALRTGDYSIERKDVTTYFTREDKGIALMVYCEKLLPLLKEDENRAWWMLSTLVDQALGEIASIRLIHDFEVLDAPREEPSILLADLPKALEEAGFSLAGDAEDYLEHSYLAYEREPQNSSDTDWRFDVYTGSTRLPAILSAYTENDPALADMYHADGIAAGFLAYPLTDELRADAEAPLAFRDALMTAIERDTKELDAVTFLGGATGTDCGYLDFLAWDLHAVLCAADDFLQKTNLPWAVFHSFRRDANSVSILDRTEEENSAEQESPAAAKSSLLSPAAVKKMEAMDDGSEGYFYKMLYYLEQYIKNGVIKGNFTREEARADLGIALWYAYACNNIDDYEYYYRTTQWMPHAEKNAGGCGTFYYRYAVALMYCGRLEDALRAAEKGACEEPDYPWTYLQLGKLRAHFGDRSGALDAVAKGLALVPDDHEFLTLKREIHAGATIEQMSYHWIDPDFDRELQEAAETGTEMGEDMYEKQRAISCMTVSEEGLAYFRQLFRPDPKNYKKDAPYCSFDYPVGDTSVRLVFHMNEAGLSKRSPAWLRTQKERLDGGAWLSHTDEAGTGTLTAVHFELDNQVTLEYQYPWQEKSVYIPLDEDGNPRDEE comes from the coding sequence ATGACACTACTTGAACAGTGCCAACGCTGGCACGAGAACGAAGAATATCAAAAGATCATCACAGAGATCGAGGCTCTGCCAAGCGAGGAGCGCACACCGGAGCTCGACAGCGAGCTTGCCCGCGCCTACAACAACGCGGCGGGCGCAGAGGATCGCGCCTATTTTGAAAAGGCGATCGGTCTCCTCGCGCCGCACGCAGACTATTTCAAGGGGGATCATCTCTGGAACTTCCGCATGGGCTATTCCTACTACTATCTCGACCGTGAGGACTGCGCCCTCCCCCATTTTGAGGCGGCGCTCGCCGCGCTCCCGGACGATGCGGACACCGAGCGTATGATCGAGAGTTGTCACAAGGGGCTTTCCCTGCCGTTCTTTCAGCGACCGTTCCGCATCCGCGTGCAGGAGGCGTGGGCGGCGTTCGAGAACATAGAGGCGGATCTGCGCGCGCTGATGGACGCGGAGGAGGATCGCGGTGAGGAGCTCATCGCGCGGTGCGAAGCTGTCCTGCGCATCGCCCTCTCCGATGCAGCCTTCGAGATGGGATGCGGCGGGGAAAAATACGAGCTGATCCTAACGCCCGAAGGTACGCGTGTGAAACTCTTTCCGCTCGTCTATTTCGCGCGCCATGCCCCCGCCTCCGTGCGCGAGCACTGGGACATCCACGTCGGTCGCACCGCCTCTCTTGGTGCCCTGCGTACGGGCGACTACAGCATCGAGAGGAAGGATGTCACGACCTATTTTACGCGGGAGGACAAGGGGATCGCCCTCATGGTCTACTGCGAAAAGCTCCTGCCGCTCCTGAAGGAGGACGAGAATCGCGCATGGTGGATGCTCTCCACGCTCGTCGATCAGGCGCTCGGCGAGATTGCCTCCATCCGCCTCATCCATGATTTCGAAGTCCTCGATGCGCCGCGGGAAGAGCCGTCGATTCTACTGGCGGATTTGCCAAAAGCACTGGAGGAGGCAGGGTTCTCCCTCGCGGGCGATGCCGAGGACTATCTGGAGCACTCCTATCTCGCCTACGAACGCGAGCCGCAGAACAGTTCCGATACGGACTGGCGGTTCGATGTCTACACGGGCAGTACCCGTCTGCCCGCCATCCTCAGCGCCTATACGGAAAACGATCCGGCGCTCGCGGATATGTACCATGCGGACGGGATTGCGGCGGGCTTTCTCGCCTATCCGCTGACGGATGAACTGCGCGCGGATGCGGAAGCTCCCCTCGCGTTTCGCGATGCGCTCATGACGGCAATCGAGAGGGATACCAAGGAATTGGATGCCGTGACCTTCCTCGGCGGCGCGACGGGTACGGACTGCGGCTATCTGGACTTTCTCGCGTGGGATCTGCACGCCGTCCTCTGCGCCGCCGACGACTTCCTCCAAAAGACAAATCTGCCGTGGGCGGTGTTCCACTCCTTCCGACGGGACGCCAATTCCGTCAGCATCTTGGATCGCACAGAGGAGGAGAACAGCGCGGAGCAGGAAAGCCCCGCCGCCGCGAAATCCTCCCTGCTCTCCCCTGCGGCGGTCAAGAAGATGGAGGCGATGGACGACGGCTCGGAGGGCTATTTCTACAAGATGCTGTACTATCTGGAGCAGTATATCAAGAACGGTGTCATCAAGGGGAATTTCACACGCGAGGAGGCACGCGCCGATCTCGGCATCGCGCTCTGGTATGCGTATGCGTGCAACAACATTGATGACTACGAATACTACTATCGCACGACGCAGTGGATGCCGCACGCCGAGAAAAATGCCGGCGGCTGCGGGACGTTCTACTACCGCTATGCCGTCGCGCTCATGTACTGCGGGCGGCTTGAGGACGCACTCCGCGCGGCGGAGAAGGGCGCGTGCGAGGAGCCGGACTATCCGTGGACGTATTTGCAGCTCGGCAAGCTGCGTGCGCATTTCGGCGACCGTAGTGGAGCGCTCGATGCCGTGGCGAAAGGGCTTGCGCTCGTGCCGGACGATCATGAATTTTTGACGCTAAAGCGCGAGATTCATGCGGGCGCGACGATTGAGCAGATGTCCTACCACTGGATTGATCCGGACTTTGACCGCGAACTTCAGGAGGCGGCTGAAACAGGGACAGAGATGGGCGAGGATATGTACGAAAAGCAGCGTGCTATCTCCTGCATGACGGTCAGCGAGGAGGGGCTTGCGTATTTCCGGCAGCTCTTCCGCCCTGATCCGAAGAACTACAAGAAGGATGCGCCCTATTGCAGCTTCGACTATCCCGTGGGCGATACATCCGTACGGCTCGTCTTTCACATGAACGAGGCGGGTCTGTCGAAGCGCAGTCCCGCATGGCTGCGCACGCAGAAGGAGCGGCTCGATGGCGGCGCTTGGCTCAGTCACACGGATGAGGCGGGCACGGGCACACTCACCGCCGTGCATTTCGAGCTCGACAATCAGGTCACACTCGAATATCAGTACCCGTGGCAGGAGAAGAGTGTCTACATCCCATTGGACGAGGACGGCAATCCGAGGGATGAGGAGTAG